A portion of the Chryseobacterium tructae genome contains these proteins:
- a CDS encoding GNAT family N-acetyltransferase, whose protein sequence is MIELKTFNRKELEDFVSSGEFSKYDFLPITAHRAISQINNPKASDDQTLLILAFFEGKLAGYVGCFPDYFIVEGKKVHYAWLSTLYINPVFQKKRPAKKLLKKVFEEYNGQIAITEFTKEAEALYIIMGVFDYAFPKEGKRYYFRTDATEIIPEKKPKARIGKPLFYALDTIANSLISIKNLGIKKPNFKYEILDHADAESIDFVAGFSENRNAEEINTFIDHPWILEGKKDEKYYFSSFAEVFMYFWVKIYNDNDELTACLLLQIRDGYLKIPYLFSNNDYDRIVRFLSYFIIEHKIKGLTCYHPQLNEAISHSSGFPKIYERDSKREYLFHKELVKNLPETFNPYFQDGDGDCMMT, encoded by the coding sequence ATGATAGAGCTGAAGACATTTAATAGAAAAGAACTGGAGGATTTTGTGTCGTCTGGTGAATTCAGTAAGTATGATTTTCTCCCTATTACAGCACATCGGGCGATCTCGCAGATTAATAATCCCAAAGCATCGGATGATCAGACACTTCTTATTTTAGCTTTCTTTGAGGGAAAACTGGCAGGATATGTTGGATGTTTTCCTGATTATTTTATTGTAGAGGGAAAGAAAGTACACTACGCCTGGTTGAGCACGCTCTATATCAATCCTGTGTTTCAAAAGAAAAGACCAGCGAAAAAACTATTGAAGAAAGTTTTTGAAGAATACAATGGTCAAATTGCTATAACAGAATTTACCAAAGAGGCTGAAGCTTTATACATCATTATGGGTGTTTTTGATTATGCATTTCCTAAAGAAGGGAAGAGGTATTATTTCAGAACAGATGCTACAGAAATCATTCCTGAGAAAAAGCCAAAAGCAAGAATAGGGAAACCTCTTTTTTATGCTTTGGATACAATAGCGAACTCTTTAATCTCAATAAAGAACCTGGGTATAAAAAAGCCAAATTTCAAATATGAAATCCTTGACCATGCAGATGCAGAAAGTATAGATTTTGTAGCTGGATTTTCAGAAAATCGGAATGCAGAGGAAATCAATACCTTTATAGATCATCCCTGGATTTTGGAAGGTAAAAAAGATGAAAAGTATTATTTTTCAAGCTTTGCTGAGGTCTTCATGTACTTTTGGGTAAAAATTTATAATGATAACGATGAACTTACAGCTTGTCTCCTGCTTCAGATTCGGGACGGCTACCTTAAAATACCTTACCTTTTTTCAAATAATGATTACGATAGAATCGTACGGTTTTTAAGTTATTTCATCATTGAACATAAAATAAAAGGGCTTACTTGCTATCATCCTCAGCTGAATGAAGCCATATCTCACTCTAGTGGATTTCCGAAGATTTATGAACGGGACTCCAAGCGGGAGTATCTTTTTCATAAAGAATTAGTAAAAAACCTTCCTGAAACCTTCAATCCTTATTTCCAGGACGGAGATGGTGATTGCATGATGACCTAA
- a CDS encoding MgtC/SapB family protein, giving the protein MEFLQDHYVVKNELLLIFISVILGLLIGAEREYRNKSAGLRTFILVCFGACLFTILSIKIGVANPDRLAANIITGIGFLGAGVIFKGENKIEGITTATTIWATASIGMAVGSGYVYFSLLGTALVLIILSALTYLQSFIDNYHKVREYKIGFSHSEDARHCEELFKEHHLKYLLIKQQYTQGNITVTWRITGKNTQHEKLMKDLIDDSKIIAYQF; this is encoded by the coding sequence ATGGAATTTCTACAGGACCATTATGTGGTCAAAAATGAATTGCTACTGATCTTTATTTCTGTAATCCTGGGATTATTAATTGGTGCTGAACGAGAATATCGTAATAAATCTGCAGGGTTGCGTACTTTTATTCTGGTTTGCTTTGGTGCTTGCCTATTTACAATTCTTTCTATTAAAATAGGAGTTGCTAATCCGGATCGTCTTGCAGCCAATATCATTACAGGAATAGGTTTTTTGGGAGCTGGAGTAATATTTAAAGGTGAAAATAAGATTGAAGGAATTACAACAGCTACTACTATTTGGGCAACAGCCTCTATAGGAATGGCGGTAGGTTCCGGATATGTCTACTTTTCTCTTCTGGGAACAGCTTTGGTGCTTATTATTCTAAGTGCTTTAACTTATCTTCAGAGTTTTATAGATAACTATCACAAAGTAAGGGAATATAAAATTGGGTTTAGCCATTCAGAAGATGCCAGACATTGTGAAGAGCTATTTAAAGAGCATCACTTGAAGTATTTATTAATCAAACAACAATACACTCAGGGAAATATTACGGTTACCTGGAGAATTACAGGGAAGAATACCCAGCATGAAAAACTGATGAAAGACCTTATTGATGATTCAAAGATCATCGCGTATCAGTTTTAG
- a CDS encoding sigma-54-dependent transcriptional regulator encodes MSGNILIIDDEIKLLKLLGMILSQENFNVKEASTARSAMTMLEQYDFDVVLSDVRLPDAFGVELVKSIKTKYPHLEIILMTAFGNITDAVQAMKNGAYDYLVKGDDNEKIIPLVYKALDKVKDNRTRTVQPTSLLKGFERIIGNSPLILHAKKLAEKVALTDAAVLLTGETGTGKEVFANAIHEGSERKKNNFVAINCSAFSKEILESELFGHKQGSFTGALKDKKGLIEEANDGTLFLDEIGEMPIELQAKLLRVLETGEFIKMGETKVSKSDFRLIAATNRNLEEEIKQGNFREDLYFRLNVFEITLPSLRDRKEDLKMLTKNFIDLFSHKLHLSSIQINPDYYKMLEKNDWKGNIRELRNAIERSLILMNDNILDAESLPHYADKTVQESDSLSMRSLEKIHIQKVLQYTKGNKAEAARLLEIGIATLYRKLEEYGLK; translated from the coding sequence ATGTCAGGAAACATTCTGATCATCGATGATGAGATCAAGCTCCTTAAGTTATTAGGAATGATCCTTTCCCAAGAGAATTTTAATGTAAAAGAAGCTTCAACAGCACGATCTGCTATGACAATGTTGGAGCAGTATGATTTTGATGTTGTGTTGAGCGATGTCCGGCTTCCTGATGCCTTTGGGGTAGAACTGGTAAAATCTATTAAAACAAAATACCCACATTTGGAAATTATTCTAATGACTGCCTTCGGAAATATTACCGACGCTGTACAGGCGATGAAGAATGGGGCGTATGATTATCTGGTGAAAGGTGATGACAATGAAAAAATAATTCCTTTGGTATATAAAGCTCTTGATAAGGTAAAGGACAATAGAACGAGAACAGTTCAACCAACTAGCTTATTAAAAGGTTTTGAGCGTATTATCGGTAATTCTCCTTTGATTTTACATGCTAAGAAATTAGCAGAAAAGGTAGCATTAACAGATGCAGCTGTGCTTTTAACGGGAGAAACAGGGACTGGAAAAGAAGTCTTTGCTAATGCGATTCATGAGGGAAGTGAAAGAAAGAAAAATAACTTTGTAGCCATTAACTGTTCTGCTTTTAGTAAAGAGATCTTGGAAAGTGAGCTTTTCGGGCATAAGCAAGGATCTTTTACAGGGGCTCTAAAAGATAAGAAAGGATTGATTGAAGAAGCCAATGACGGAACTTTATTCTTGGATGAAATAGGTGAAATGCCCATTGAGCTTCAAGCAAAGCTGCTTAGGGTTTTGGAAACCGGAGAATTTATCAAAATGGGTGAAACCAAAGTTTCTAAATCTGATTTTAGGTTGATTGCTGCCACCAATAGAAATCTGGAAGAAGAAATAAAGCAGGGAAATTTCAGAGAAGATCTGTATTTCAGATTGAATGTTTTCGAAATTACACTTCCTTCCTTAAGAGACAGAAAAGAGGATTTAAAAATGCTTACTAAGAATTTTATTGATTTATTCTCCCATAAATTACATTTATCATCCATTCAGATAAACCCGGATTATTACAAAATGTTGGAGAAAAATGACTGGAAAGGAAATATCAGAGAATTAAGAAATGCTATAGAAAGAAGCCTTATCTTAATGAATGATAATATCCTGGATGCAGAAAGCCTTCCGCACTATGCAGATAAGACGGTTCAGGAAAGTGATTCTCTAAGTATGCGTTCATTGGAAAAAATTCATATCCAAAAAGTCTTACAGTATACAAAAGGTAATAAGGCAGAAGCGGCCAGGCTCCTTGAAATTGGAATTGCCACGCTGTATCGCAAACTCGAAGAATACGGATTAAAATAA
- a CDS encoding copper resistance protein NlpE translates to MMKNKTLILGIGAALFLASCSKKETVDTKASTSDSAATAVTTDSITHPITSAQGDTTENSLDWNGTYEGTVPCADCPGIKTSLTLNNDKTFSITEEYLERKSKNEDKGTFTWDATGSIITLKGKTADNKYKVVEGMIIQLDMEGKEIDGPNKDLYILKKK, encoded by the coding sequence ATGATGAAAAACAAAACACTTATCCTTGGGATTGGAGCAGCTTTATTCCTTGCTTCTTGTTCTAAAAAAGAAACTGTTGACACTAAAGCTTCAACTAGCGACTCTGCTGCAACTGCTGTAACTACAGACAGCATCACTCATCCTATCACAAGCGCACAAGGAGACACTACTGAAAACTCGTTGGATTGGAATGGTACTTATGAAGGAACTGTACCATGTGCAGACTGTCCCGGAATCAAGACTTCATTAACCTTGAACAATGATAAAACTTTCAGCATTACTGAAGAATATCTTGAAAGAAAATCCAAGAACGAAGATAAAGGAACTTTTACATGGGATGCTACAGGAAGTATTATCACTTTAAAAGGTAAAACAGCTGACAATAAGTATAAAGTTGTTGAAGGCATGATTATCCAATTGGATATGGAAGGAAAAGAAATCGATGGGCCTAACAAGGATCTTTATATATTAAAGAAAAAATAA
- the kdpA gene encoding potassium-transporting ATPase subunit KdpA, with translation MNTEILGIIAMFAITLVIGIFLGKYIANVYGYKKTFLDPVFNPIEKLIYKISGINPHRQMTWKQNMYAMLTINLVWFVIGFILLLTQAWLPLNPDGNPNMSPDLAFNTTISFLVNCNLQHYSGETGVSYLSQLYLMFLQFVTAATGMAAMAVLFKAFKEKTATELGNFYDYFTKSMIRILLPISVVVALILSINGSPMTFEGKDHITTLEGQKIDVSRGPVAAFVAIKHLGTNGGGFFGANSAHPLENPNYTTNMTEMVTQMIIPFALVFALGFYLNKRKLSWVIFTVMTIGFLALAVPNIVNETGGNPLITKMGADSSIGAMEGKEIRFGSAASGYWSIATTVISTGSVNSMHDSTMPLSGMNELLAMMINCFYGGCGVGILNYFIFIILAVFISGLMVGRTPEFMGKKIEAKEMKIAMIVALFHPFLILVGTALTAYMPELGAKTLNNPGFHGFSEMLYEFTSSSANNGSGFEGLGDNTPWWNISTGIVLLLSRFIPIIGPVAIAGLLAQKKFIPESSGTLKTDTATFGFMTLAVILLIAALSFFPALTLGPIAEQIQYFSK, from the coding sequence ATGAATACAGAAATTTTAGGCATCATAGCAATGTTTGCTATCACATTAGTTATCGGAATATTTTTAGGTAAATATATTGCTAATGTCTATGGATACAAAAAAACTTTTCTTGATCCGGTTTTTAACCCCATTGAAAAGTTAATTTATAAAATATCGGGAATTAATCCCCATCGTCAGATGACCTGGAAACAGAATATGTATGCCATGCTGACTATAAATCTGGTTTGGTTTGTTATAGGATTTATCCTTCTCCTAACTCAGGCCTGGCTACCATTAAATCCTGACGGAAACCCAAATATGTCTCCAGATCTGGCTTTTAATACAACCATTTCATTTTTAGTAAATTGTAATCTTCAGCACTACTCAGGAGAAACAGGAGTAAGCTACTTGAGCCAGCTTTATCTGATGTTTTTACAGTTTGTAACGGCTGCAACAGGAATGGCTGCCATGGCGGTTCTTTTTAAAGCTTTTAAAGAAAAAACGGCTACAGAACTTGGTAATTTTTATGATTATTTTACCAAATCAATGATCAGAATCTTACTTCCAATCAGTGTAGTAGTTGCATTAATTCTTTCTATCAACGGAAGTCCGATGACTTTTGAGGGTAAAGATCATATTACAACATTAGAAGGTCAGAAAATTGATGTTTCCAGAGGCCCTGTAGCTGCTTTTGTAGCGATCAAACACTTGGGAACCAATGGAGGTGGTTTTTTTGGAGCTAATTCTGCTCATCCTCTTGAAAACCCTAATTATACGACAAATATGACAGAGATGGTCACTCAAATGATCATTCCTTTTGCATTGGTTTTTGCACTTGGATTCTATTTAAATAAAAGAAAACTGTCATGGGTTATTTTCACGGTAATGACGATTGGCTTTCTGGCTCTTGCTGTTCCCAATATTGTGAATGAAACAGGAGGTAATCCTTTGATTACAAAAATGGGTGCTGATAGCAGTATTGGTGCTATGGAAGGTAAAGAAATTCGTTTTGGAAGCGCTGCATCAGGATATTGGAGTATTGCCACAACAGTAATTTCTACAGGTTCGGTAAACTCAATGCATGATAGTACGATGCCTCTTTCAGGGATGAATGAACTTCTTGCCATGATGATCAATTGTTTTTATGGTGGTTGTGGAGTAGGGATTCTGAATTATTTTATCTTCATCATTCTCGCTGTATTCATTAGTGGGTTAATGGTAGGAAGAACGCCGGAATTCATGGGAAAAAAGATAGAGGCCAAGGAAATGAAGATTGCAATGATTGTAGCCTTATTCCATCCATTCTTAATTCTTGTGGGAACTGCTTTAACGGCTTATATGCCAGAATTAGGTGCCAAAACCTTAAATAATCCTGGATTTCATGGATTTAGTGAAATGCTATACGAGTTTACTTCTTCATCGGCTAATAACGGATCAGGATTTGAAGGATTGGGAGATAATACACCATGGTGGAATATTTCAACAGGGATCGTACTGCTATTATCAAGGTTTATCCCCATCATTGGCCCTGTAGCCATTGCAGGTTTATTGGCTCAGAAAAAGTTTATCCCGGAAAGCTCAGGAACACTGAAGACAGATACGGCAACCTTTGGTTTTATGACCCTGGCGGTCATCTTACTTATCGCAGCTTTGTCATTCTTCCCGGCACTTACTTTGGGGCCTATTGCAGAGCAAATACAGTATTTCTCTAAATAA
- the tssD gene encoding type VI secretion system tube protein TssD, with protein sequence MAERNSRGILKFNNGEGQKLLKMNYSVSRSTDVSGRVASDPSNALIKVTVEATEKSDILESLLNGKYKPTVGEVVFNKSHEEGTLITLKWENGYVIQHEVDFDAIDSNSMLISFVISAETIDYGTSQYAGLWPSAGK encoded by the coding sequence ATGGCAGAAAGAAATTCAAGAGGAATCTTAAAATTCAACAACGGAGAAGGTCAGAAATTATTAAAAATGAACTACAGCGTATCAAGATCTACTGACGTATCAGGACGTGTAGCTTCAGATCCTTCTAACGCACTTATCAAAGTTACAGTAGAAGCTACTGAAAAATCAGACATCCTAGAAAGCTTATTGAACGGAAAATATAAGCCAACAGTAGGAGAAGTAGTTTTCAACAAATCTCACGAAGAAGGAACACTAATCACTTTGAAATGGGAGAACGGATATGTAATCCAACACGAAGTAGACTTTGATGCAATCGATAGCAACAGTATGTTAATCAGCTTCGTAATCAGTGCTGAAACTATTGACTATGGTACTTCTCAGTACGCTGGGCTTTGGCCATCTGCTGGTAAATAA
- a CDS encoding immunity 22 family protein: MDKEISHFWLGYFKNEEEFYAFVEEDENYYLEEENDDQYVSKFAESQNIKWFDDDFIEYGFEDERLGLVEKFSEYSYADQWLPILEQKLNEMSLDTPVNAIVFASRFVIPNPVSVDGEENKLYYIGEIEFDV, translated from the coding sequence ATGGACAAAGAAATTTCTCACTTCTGGCTGGGGTATTTTAAAAATGAAGAAGAATTTTATGCTTTTGTAGAAGAGGATGAAAATTATTATCTGGAAGAGGAAAATGATGATCAATATGTTTCAAAATTTGCAGAATCTCAGAATATCAAATGGTTTGATGATGACTTTATAGAATATGGTTTTGAAGATGAAAGATTGGGATTGGTTGAAAAGTTCTCAGAATATTCATACGCAGACCAATGGCTTCCGATTTTAGAGCAAAAGCTTAATGAGATGAGTCTGGATACTCCAGTAAATGCCATCGTTTTTGCCAGCAGATTTGTTATTCCTAATCCTGTTTCTGTGGATGGTGAAGAAAACAAGCTGTATTATATTGGTGAAATTGAATTTGACGTTTAA
- a CDS encoding polysaccharide deacetylase family protein has translation MKDSLINLFTAFETDHLGKSFPLNYCLPVYHCVSDENLSHIKHVIQYKNTRQFEEDLEGISKHFQWVNWAEFKDFTAGNFKPKKKIALLTFDDGFSEFYDIVAPILERKGIYACNFINPAFIDNKELMFRCKASLLIETIENKKDINPQLYDILSLDRSITKNTLKNEILKVTYQKKEILDQLAEKLELDFKSYLKEHRPYLSGEELKNLTDRGFGISSHSWDHPKFGTLSLEQQMDSIHKTFAYLKENDFLYESFAFPFTDFGVKNAFFEELFKNKEMYCTFGTAGIKLDSVKRNFQRIPMETGENAERILKKEIAYFNLKKLINKNTIVRK, from the coding sequence ATGAAAGACAGTCTCATTAATCTATTTACTGCTTTTGAAACAGATCATCTCGGGAAGTCTTTTCCGCTGAATTACTGTTTACCTGTCTATCACTGTGTTTCCGATGAGAATCTTTCACATATTAAACATGTGATCCAGTATAAAAATACCCGACAGTTTGAAGAAGATCTTGAAGGTATTTCAAAACATTTTCAATGGGTAAACTGGGCAGAATTCAAAGACTTTACTGCCGGGAACTTCAAGCCTAAGAAAAAAATAGCCCTTCTTACATTTGATGATGGTTTCAGTGAATTTTATGATATTGTTGCTCCTATATTGGAACGCAAAGGAATTTATGCCTGTAATTTTATAAATCCGGCTTTCATTGATAATAAGGAGCTCATGTTCAGATGCAAAGCCAGTCTTCTTATAGAGACTATTGAAAATAAGAAAGATATTAATCCCCAGTTATATGATATTTTATCTCTTGACAGAAGTATTACAAAGAACACTTTAAAAAACGAAATTTTAAAAGTTACCTATCAGAAAAAGGAGATTCTTGATCAGCTCGCTGAAAAGCTTGAATTGGATTTTAAATCCTATTTAAAAGAACATAGACCTTATTTAAGCGGAGAGGAATTGAAAAACTTGACGGATAGAGGCTTTGGAATATCTTCTCATAGTTGGGATCATCCAAAATTTGGAACATTATCTCTGGAACAACAGATGGATTCTATCCATAAAACCTTTGCTTACCTAAAAGAAAATGATTTCCTGTATGAAAGTTTTGCCTTTCCTTTCACTGATTTTGGAGTGAAAAATGCCTTCTTTGAAGAACTTTTTAAAAACAAAGAAATGTATTGCACCTTTGGAACTGCAGGCATTAAACTGGACAGTGTGAAAAGAAATTTCCAAAGAATTCCGATGGAAACGGGTGAAAACGCAGAAAGAATCCTGAAAAAAGAAATCGCTTATTTCAATTTGAAAAAGCTGATCAATAAAAATACCATTGTGAGAAAATGA
- a CDS encoding tetratricopeptide repeat protein produces MKKTAAIIIGFIAALGILTISNTHYAFSFGDSERLDKGWKAYERKEYSFAIAQFVTVDLKEHPEIVIPLANSYLQVGEPYNAIRYLEPAYQNKNYSMDDHTKIINLLGRAYIEDKEYKKGRLFMEESRKLGNSYSERNFNILDSLERNQIK; encoded by the coding sequence ATGAAAAAAACAGCAGCTATCATCATAGGATTCATTGCGGCTTTAGGAATTCTAACGATTTCTAATACTCATTATGCTTTCTCTTTTGGAGACAGTGAAAGACTTGATAAAGGCTGGAAGGCTTATGAACGTAAAGAATATAGTTTTGCAATTGCTCAATTTGTAACAGTAGATTTAAAAGAACACCCTGAAATTGTAATTCCATTAGCCAATTCTTACCTGCAAGTGGGAGAACCTTATAATGCCATTCGGTATTTGGAACCTGCTTATCAAAATAAAAACTATAGTATGGATGATCATACGAAGATTATCAACCTATTAGGACGTGCTTATATTGAAGATAAAGAATATAAAAAAGGCAGGCTCTTCATGGAAGAATCAAGAAAATTGGGTAACTCATATAGTGAAAGAAATTTCAATATTCTCGATTCCCTGGAGAGAAATCAAATTAAATAA
- a CDS encoding transposase, translated as MSKISKKVIGVDVGAKFLTLSFINEQNQECVFNIENNQRSILSFIRKISSQEYSLVIEATGNFSSRILHLSLSHGLEVSLINCMSVKHFARMKNIISKTDAEDARLIRLYGEMFSPALYVPKSMEIEYLDQEIKLLTDLEEEKRRYAARLKALRYHSQINPDTEKHYERKLKHLDKEIKEVEKRLPQLQDKDFKKTKELIQSVSGIGEKTSLQLMTATSGFKNFNSAQSLVKYFGLAPRIYQSGKKSYSPGKCRTSKTHIRSLLYVCSWTAIKHNPHCKELYLRLLAKGKPKKSSTHRCMQ; from the coding sequence ATGTCAAAAATATCAAAAAAAGTTATCGGTGTTGATGTTGGCGCTAAATTTTTAACGCTAAGCTTTATTAATGAACAAAATCAAGAATGTGTTTTCAATATAGAAAATAACCAGCGTTCGATTCTTTCTTTTATAAGAAAAATATCATCCCAAGAGTATAGCCTTGTTATTGAAGCAACCGGGAATTTCAGCAGCCGTATTCTTCATTTATCCTTGAGCCATGGATTAGAAGTAAGTCTGATCAATTGTATGTCTGTAAAGCATTTTGCAAGAATGAAAAATATAATCAGTAAAACAGATGCGGAAGATGCCAGATTAATCAGGCTTTATGGAGAGATGTTCAGCCCCGCTCTTTATGTACCCAAAAGTATGGAGATAGAATATCTGGATCAGGAGATCAAACTTCTGACTGATCTCGAAGAGGAGAAGCGACGTTATGCTGCAAGGCTTAAAGCATTACGCTACCATTCACAAATTAATCCAGATACTGAGAAGCATTATGAAAGAAAGCTTAAGCATTTGGATAAAGAAATCAAAGAAGTAGAAAAGCGCCTTCCCCAACTTCAGGATAAAGACTTTAAGAAAACTAAAGAACTTATACAGTCCGTTTCCGGAATTGGAGAAAAAACCTCTTTACAATTGATGACGGCTACTTCAGGATTTAAAAATTTTAATTCAGCACAATCATTAGTTAAGTATTTTGGTTTAGCTCCTAGAATATATCAATCTGGAAAAAAATCGTATTCTCCTGGAAAATGTCGCACTTCCAAGACTCATATACGAAGTTTATTGTATGTGTGTTCATGGACGGCGATTAAACACAATCCCCATTGTAAAGAACTTTATTTAAGGTTGTTAGCTAAAGGAAAACCTAAAAAAAGTAGCACTCATCGCTGTATGCAATAA
- a CDS encoding acyltransferase family protein, with the protein MQFRNDIQGIRGLAFLLVFIFHLHYHWLPGGFIGVDIFFVISGFLMTSIIMGEKEKSDFSFYNFYLKRLKRIFPAYLFLLIIVASAGFFIYLDRDFWGFQKSVAASFLFVSNVLFARGDSYFGARLEDNPFLHTWSLAVEMQFYLVLPLILIFIKRKFLPAVIILLIVALTVYANISMYISHDTSVRYFSLPARIPEFLIGSLYSLTLKNKINFSRANNNIIAALSLSILILSAILIDKNTPFPGVAALIPTLATANLLVTGSNFISDFFAKKIPSYIGELSYSLYLWHWPFIAYIRYYNDEYTLTTNEIIFVCVFTLLLAWFSYRFIENYFRKKSNPVFLRYAVSGSVFLVLLTIFLPKVAEFYKIPDIYTSPSFGVGSHNQKKTEFFGDKSAKNPKILLIGDSHALTIKPFLHYIGEKNHFSFTTITTDGIMALDGIKRSEIPSYGMKFYDAAQQLAPFTEENISQSKIIMINCSTFISPPSIYQAVEKLAHGLKPDQKLIVFETFPSVDRDPIKVNRDYIKRTSRKFIVTVNEKNKAALKKLVADNKNIYFYDLSKSKVFKTAPFYKDTLMYYNRSHLNVYGSVSMAKDLEKDFMSFFTPLLNEEK; encoded by the coding sequence ATGCAGTTCAGAAATGATATACAAGGGATAAGAGGTCTTGCTTTCTTATTAGTTTTTATTTTTCATTTACATTATCATTGGCTGCCCGGTGGTTTTATCGGGGTAGATATTTTCTTTGTCATTTCAGGATTCCTTATGACTTCTATTATTATGGGAGAAAAGGAAAAGTCTGATTTCAGTTTTTATAATTTTTATCTGAAGCGTCTAAAAAGAATATTTCCGGCGTATCTATTTCTCCTCATCATTGTAGCTTCTGCCGGTTTTTTTATATATCTGGACAGGGATTTCTGGGGGTTTCAAAAGTCTGTAGCAGCATCATTTTTATTTGTTTCGAACGTACTATTTGCCAGGGGAGATTCATATTTTGGGGCTAGACTAGAGGATAATCCGTTTCTACATACATGGTCGCTTGCTGTTGAAATGCAGTTCTATCTTGTGTTGCCCTTGATTCTTATATTCATCAAAAGAAAGTTTCTGCCGGCTGTTATTATCCTTCTTATTGTTGCTTTAACAGTTTATGCGAATATTTCAATGTATATCAGCCATGATACGTCGGTTAGGTATTTTTCACTTCCTGCTCGAATTCCTGAATTTTTAATTGGTTCATTATATAGTCTTACTTTAAAAAATAAAATCAATTTCAGCAGAGCAAATAATAATATCATAGCAGCACTGAGCTTGAGTATATTAATTCTATCTGCGATTCTGATTGATAAAAATACTCCATTTCCTGGCGTAGCAGCTTTAATTCCAACTCTTGCTACCGCCAATCTACTGGTTACAGGCAGCAATTTTATTTCTGATTTTTTTGCTAAAAAGATTCCCAGCTATATTGGGGAGCTTTCTTATTCTCTTTATTTGTGGCACTGGCCTTTTATTGCATATATCCGGTATTATAATGATGAATACACCCTTACTACCAATGAGATTATTTTCGTCTGTGTTTTCACTCTTCTTCTGGCCTGGTTTTCTTATCGTTTTATTGAAAATTATTTTAGAAAGAAAAGTAATCCCGTGTTTTTGCGATATGCAGTTTCCGGCTCTGTCTTCCTGGTACTTCTTACCATATTCCTTCCTAAAGTTGCGGAGTTCTATAAAATTCCGGATATCTACACCTCTCCTTCATTCGGTGTAGGTTCTCATAATCAGAAAAAGACCGAGTTCTTTGGCGATAAGAGTGCTAAAAACCCTAAAATACTATTGATAGGAGACAGCCATGCTCTTACTATCAAACCTTTTTTACATTATATTGGTGAAAAGAACCATTTTTCCTTTACTACTATCACTACTGACGGGATTATGGCTCTTGATGGGATAAAACGTAGCGAAATTCCTTCTTATGGGATGAAATTCTATGATGCAGCCCAACAGCTTGCCCCTTTTACAGAAGAAAACATTAGCCAGAGTAAAATAATTATGATTAATTGTTCTACGTTTATCAGTCCACCATCAATTTATCAGGCTGTAGAAAAATTAGCTCATGGTCTAAAACCTGATCAGAAGCTCATTGTCTTTGAAACCTTTCCTAGCGTTGATCGTGATCCTATAAAGGTAAACAGAGACTATATTAAAAGAACTTCAAGAAAGTTTATAGTCACAGTAAATGAAAAAAATAAAGCTGCTCTCAAAAAACTGGTAGCAGATAACAAGAATATCTATTTCTATGATCTTTCAAAAAGCAAGGTATTTAAAACAGCTCCTTTTTATAAGGATACTTTAATGTATTATAATAGATCGCATCTGAATGTATACGGTTCTGTTTCTATGGCTAAGGACTTGGAAAAGGATTTCATGTCTTTCTTTACTCCTCTTCTGAATGAAGAAAAATAA